The following is a genomic window from Nitrospira sp..
TGCATATTCGCGCTCCTCCCTAGCTTCGCAGGGGAGGTCTTCCACTCTTGAGAGGCGGATGATTTCACCCCGCCGTAGCGTCTGGACATACCATGAAAATTGCCGAAGCAGGCTATTGGGTGGGAATGAAGGCTTGCCTGGAGCCGCATAACACTGAAGGAACCGGGTAGAATTCGTGTCCTGGGTTATTTCTCCGAACGTTGAGCGGTCTACCCCGAACCATTCGACCACCTGTTTCAAGCCATCCTTCAACGCGTCCTCCAGCTCGTCGGCCGCCTGGCCCGCGAAACTGGTCGAGAGGGTCGCCAGGAGTTCGTCGAAAGAAGACCGGTTGCGAACCACGCGCGAACGTGCGTCGGCGCCTCGACGTTCCAAGACCGGTTGAACAGCCTTGCTCGCGATGGATCCCGTTCGTTTGGCTTTGTTCCGTGGTCTCACCTTGGGCATGACCAACCTTTCCTATTTCATGGAACGTACTGGACAGGAATTCTTGTCGCCGACCCATATCTCAGTTTGAAGATGAGGACTGCCGCGAAAAGGATCGGCGTTTCGATCACGAAATAGGCAGCGGCGAAAGTCGCAAACTCGATTCTCCCAAGCACGGTGACGGCAATGGCGGTCGCGATCGCCACATTTCTCACCGCGAATTCGATAAGCAGCGTAAACGCATCCTTTACGTCGCCTCCGGAACAGATTCCCACCGTATATCCAGTGGCCATCGCGAGCGCCAGGAACATCCCCGCTGCGGCAACCATCTCGGGTATTTCCTTCGCGACGCGCGCCCCTTCGGCAGAAAGGACGTACGCAAGAAGAAAGGCAAGCCCGACTAGGCTTAGCCTTCTCAATGTTGCTTCATGGCGGGTCGCAAATACAGGCCGATAGTGACGCAGTGCCATCCCGAACAACACGGGCAAGACCAGCATTCCCAGGAGGTGTCCCATAAGGCGGCCGACCGGTGCGGCGAAGTCTATGGAGGCATCGAGATAGAGTCCATACCCCGTGGTCACGAGCGGCATGGTGCCGAGCGACGCGAAGCAGGACCCGGCGGTGAGAGCCACGGACAAGGCCGTCCTGGCGCGTGCCACATAGGCATAGTAGTTTGATAGCCCGCCGGCCGGGCAGGCCGCGATCAGCAACAGGCCTGTCAAAATATGCGGTTTGAGATTAAGAAAATGGACCAAGCCTAAGGCAAACAACGGCAGTAGAAGGATTTGACCCACGAGCGCGGCAGTCACCATGCCCGGGACATAGGACAGTTTGCGGAACTCTGTGACAGTCAGCTCAAGACCGACCGGGATCATGATGAGAAACGCGACGATCGGGACGGCAATATCGAGGACGGTTTTCATCAACCACCGCGAAAGACATGGCCCTTGAGGGACCGCGAGCTTACTGAGTATCCCTAAGAATTACAATAGGGTATGGAACTCGCGATTGTCCCGTAAAGGTGTAAGCAGCGGTACTGTCAGTTTTGACAGTAGTGCCGCGCTGCCGCTTCTGGTATCTAAAAATTTTTATCAACGGAAGAAGAATTTGGAGGGTGCAACTCGGTTCCCGAGATCGGCTGAAGCAGATAGTTGATCACCTATGGGCCTCTCGACACTTATCGCCTGCCACGAATGCGATCTTTTGCAACGCCGAGTGCCGTTGGCCAAGGCCGGCGTCGCTCGATGCCGGCGTTGCGACGCGGTCCTCTACCGTGGAAGTTCTTCGGAGGATCTGGATCGAGCCCTTGCGTATACGCTCGGCGGGTTGATTCTGTTCCTGATTGCGAATGCCTATCCGATCGTCGCACTGGAGATTCAAGCGAATCGTCAGGCAGCGAGCCTCTATGATACCGTCCATGCCCTGTGGATCGACGGGAGGGAAGACGTCTCGCTTCTCGTGGCGTTCACGACGTTAGTGACGCCCTCTCTCGAAATCTCCCTGCTTCTTTATCTCTTGATCCCGCTCCGGTTCGGCCGAACACCATCCGAGACAGTGGCGGTACTGCGCTTTCTGCAGAGGGTCAAACCCTGGAGCATGATGGAAGTCTTTCTGCTCGGCATTCTGGTATCGCTCGTAAAGCTCGAGCACTTGGCCCATGTGGAGCCTGGAATCGCTCTCTGGGCGTTCGGGGCGCTGATTCCTATCCTCATCGCTGCAGCAGGAGCGTTTAATCCGGAAGATATATGGACGAAAATCGATCAAGTAGCATGAATCAGCGTCCCATGACAGCCAGGCAGCTCGGCCTCTGCGCCTGTCATACCTGCGGATTGCTATCCAAATGGGAGAGGGGGCATGTAGACCTGACCTGTCCCCGTTGTCGCAGTCATCTGCATCTGCGAAAGCCGGACAGCATTGCCCGGACTTGGGCCTTTTTGATCGCGAGCTATCTCCTCTTCCTGCCTGCAAACTTGCTGCCGATCATGCACACGAACTCACTGTTCGGTGCGCAATCCGATACGATCATGAGCGGCATTGTCTATCTCTGGGTTTCCGGGTCCTGGCATTTGGCGTTGGTGGTCTTCATCGCGAGCATCCTCGTGCCCTCCGCCAAGTTACTGGCATTGACGTTTCTTGCGGTCTCGGTCCAGAAGCGCTCGCAATGGGACCCCATCCAGCGAACGAACATGTATCGCATTGTGGAGTTAGTTGGGCGCTGGTCCATGCTCGACATTTTTGTGGTCTCTGTACTTGTGGCCTTGGTGCAACTCCAATCTTTAGCGACGATCAGAGCCGGCCATGGCGCAGTCGCATTCGGTGCCGTCGTGGTATTGACCATGTTTGCCGCGATGGAATTCGATCCGCGATTGATCTGGGATCCGCAAGACGACGCATCATGACGAAACAGACGGCAGATGCCAACATCGATCACTTGCCGGAGGCTCGAGTGGAACGGAAGCGAGGCCGGACGGTGCCCGCGGTCTGGCTGATCCCGATTATCGCGGCATTGGTTGGCGGTTGGCTGGTGGTCAAGGGCATTTTGGAGAAAGGACCCACCATCACGGTCACATTTAAGAACGCGGAAGCGCTGGAAGCCGGCAAGACGAAGATCACGTACAAGAACGTCGATGTCGGAGAAGTGAAGTCGATCAAGCTGAGCCCTGATCGCGAGGGCATCGTGGTGACCGCGGAATTAGTGAAGGACGCCGCGTCATACCTGGTCGCCGATACCCGATTTTGGGTCGTCCGTCCTCGCATCGCGGGAGGTCAAGTCTCCGGTCTTGGGACGCTCTTTTCCGGTGCCTATATCGGAATGGACATCGGAAAGTCGGCCACCGAGCAACGTGAATTCGTGGGGCTCGAGGTCGCGCCTATTGTTACGGCAGATGTGCCTGGCCGACACTTTGTGCTTCACGCCGAGACGTCAGGGGCTCTCCAGATTGGTTCTCCCGTGTACTTCAGGCAGGAAGCAGTGGGGACCGTGGTCGCCCATGAACTGAACAAGGACGGCCGGGGGGTGACGTTCAATGTCTTCATCAACGCGCCATACGATCGCTACGTAACCTCGGATGCGCGATTCTGGAATTCCAGCGGCATCGACGTGAGCCTGGATGCCGGAGGGATCAAGGTTGATACCCAATCCATCGCCGCGATTCTCATCGGCGGCATCGCGTTTGAATCACTACAAGGCTCAACGAACCAGGCTCCTGCCTCGGAAGATCAGGAATTCTTTTTGGCGAATACGCGAGCCGAAGCGATGAAGCGCCAGGATGTCATGTCACGTCCGTTCGTCCTCCATTTCGCCAAGTCGCTGCGAGGACTTTCGGTAGGGGCGCCGGTCGAGTTCCGAGGGATTGTCGTGGGCGAGGTCAAATCTCTCAACGTTGAAATAGACGACTCATTTACGAGTATTCGCTTTCCCG
Proteins encoded in this region:
- a CDS encoding paraquat-inducible protein A, whose protein sequence is MNQRPMTARQLGLCACHTCGLLSKWERGHVDLTCPRCRSHLHLRKPDSIARTWAFLIASYLLFLPANLLPIMHTNSLFGAQSDTIMSGIVYLWVSGSWHLALVVFIASILVPSAKLLALTFLAVSVQKRSQWDPIQRTNMYRIVELVGRWSMLDIFVVSVLVALVQLQSLATIRAGHGAVAFGAVVVLTMFAAMEFDPRLIWDPQDDAS
- a CDS encoding paraquat-inducible protein A; translated protein: MGLSTLIACHECDLLQRRVPLAKAGVARCRRCDAVLYRGSSSEDLDRALAYTLGGLILFLIANAYPIVALEIQANRQAASLYDTVHALWIDGREDVSLLVAFTTLVTPSLEISLLLYLLIPLRFGRTPSETVAVLRFLQRVKPWSMMEVFLLGILVSLVKLEHLAHVEPGIALWAFGALIPILIAAAGAFNPEDIWTKIDQVA
- a CDS encoding MCE family protein; its protein translation is MTKQTADANIDHLPEARVERKRGRTVPAVWLIPIIAALVGGWLVVKGILEKGPTITVTFKNAEALEAGKTKITYKNVDVGEVKSIKLSPDREGIVVTAELVKDAASYLVADTRFWVVRPRIAGGQVSGLGTLFSGAYIGMDIGKSATEQREFVGLEVAPIVTADVPGRHFVLHAETSGALQIGSPVYFRQEAVGTVVAHELNKDGRGVTFNVFINAPYDRYVTSDARFWNSSGIDVSLDAGGIKVDTQSIAAILIGGIAFESLQGSTNQAPASEDQEFFLANTRAEAMKRQDVMSRPFVLHFAKSLRGLSVGAPVEFRGIVVGEVKSLNVEIDDSFTSIRFPVYVDIYPRRLLNLVRGEGPTMAMDEASLRTRWNGMVAKGLRGQLQAGNLLTGQLYIGVDFFPDVPAAHIDWANTPPDFPTISGGFEEFEGTLSSIVKKIDSMPLNDIAADVRHNLKALNRTLDSADRFIRGMDQVSPTAKSALDEARKTLKLAERTLSTDSPVQYELQETLRELGKTAQSLRLLTDYLERHPESVIRGKKDGDR